One Tunturibacter gelidoferens genomic region harbors:
- the queA gene encoding tRNA preQ1(34) S-adenosylmethionine ribosyltransferase-isomerase QueA — translation MLVSDFNFDLPEELIAQSPPAIRGSSRMLLFDRATGQYHDNFFRNIPQILKPGDLLILNDSRVLPARLYATRARSHQTQQSSPNPTGRIEVLLTQQLAVNDWTALVRPSRKIQLGERLLFHAPNEANPLLEAEILSASEFGERTLRFSPAPDFSAILNKIGHMPLPPYIHREDSDADRDRYQTVFSQESGSAAAPTAGLHFTPKILAQLKQNGIQIETITLHVGLGTFQPVRAEKLSDIRLHAEHYTLPPATAEAINAALNDGRRIIATGTTTTRTLEHCAQTSGGDRLTPHTGQTSIFIQPGHRFMIVKGLLTNFHLPQSTLLMLVSAFAGSQTGKELVLSAYAHAIREKYQFFSYGDCMLLL, via the coding sequence CCACCGGCGATTCGTGGCTCCAGCCGCATGCTGCTCTTCGACCGCGCCACCGGCCAGTACCACGACAATTTTTTTCGCAACATCCCCCAAATCCTCAAACCCGGCGACCTCCTTATCCTCAATGACAGCCGTGTCTTACCGGCCCGCCTCTACGCCACCCGCGCCCGCAGCCACCAAACCCAGCAAAGTTCTCCCAATCCAACCGGCCGTATCGAAGTCCTTCTAACCCAGCAACTTGCCGTGAACGATTGGACCGCACTCGTCCGCCCCAGCCGCAAAATTCAACTCGGCGAACGCCTCCTCTTCCACGCCCCCAACGAAGCAAACCCCTTACTGGAAGCCGAAATTCTCTCCGCCTCCGAATTCGGCGAACGCACCCTCCGCTTCTCTCCCGCCCCAGACTTCAGCGCCATCCTCAACAAAATAGGCCACATGCCGCTTCCTCCCTACATCCACCGCGAGGACAGCGATGCCGATCGCGACCGCTACCAGACCGTCTTTTCGCAAGAATCCGGCAGCGCCGCCGCCCCGACCGCAGGCCTTCACTTCACCCCCAAGATCCTGGCCCAGCTCAAGCAAAACGGCATCCAGATTGAGACCATCACCCTCCACGTAGGGCTCGGCACCTTCCAGCCAGTAAGAGCGGAAAAGCTTAGTGACATCCGCCTCCACGCCGAACACTACACGCTTCCTCCCGCAACCGCTGAAGCCATCAACGCCGCGCTCAATGATGGCCGCAGGATCATTGCAACCGGCACCACCACAACCCGAACGCTGGAACACTGCGCCCAAACGTCTGGGGGAGATCGTCTTACACCCCACACCGGCCAAACCAGCATCTTCATTCAACCTGGCCATAGGTTCATGATCGTGAAGGGTCTCCTCACAAACTTCCATCTTCCACAATCCACGTTGCTTATGCTAGTCAGCGCCTTCGCAGGAAGTCAGACCGGAAAAGAATTAGTACTGTCTGCCTATGCACACGCCATTCGGGAAAAATACCAATTCTTCAGTTATGGTGACTGCATGCTTCTTCTCTAG